Proteins from one Anopheles nili chromosome 2, idAnoNiliSN_F5_01, whole genome shotgun sequence genomic window:
- the LOC128731402 gene encoding lactoylglutathione lyase, protein MAEGLTDKEAKELLKLPDAETKNFLFQQTMYRIKDPRASLPFYNEVLGMNLLCKLDFPEAKFSLYFMGYEDIGSQPTDRKECMQWAMSRKATLELTHNWGTENDSEFKYHNGNTDPRGYGHIGIMVPDVKKACERFDRLGVEYVKRPDEGRMKGLAFIKDPDGYWIEIFNASTVAAH, encoded by the exons ATGGCTGAAGGTTTGACCGATAAGGAAGCGAAGGAGCTTCTAAAGCTGCCGGATGCCGAAACAAAG aactttctttttcaacaaacGATGTACCGCATCAAGGATCCGCGAGCTTCGCTTCCGTTCTACAATGAGGTGCTTGGCATGAATTTGCTGTGCAAGCTGGACTTCCCGGAGGCGAAATTTTCACTCTACTTCATGGGATATGAGGACATCGGCAGCCAACCCACGGACCGCAAGGAGTGTATGCAATGGGCTATGAGCCGTAAAGCGACCCTTGAGCTTACTCA TAACTGGGGCACTGAGAACGATTCCGAGTTCAAGTACCACAATGGCAACACCGACCCTCGTGGATACGGCCATATCGGAATTATGGTACCCGACGTTAAGAAAGCGTGTGAACGGTTCGATCGACTGGGTGTGGAGTACGTAAAGCGCCCGGACGAAGGCCGCATGAAAGGATTGGCCTTTATCAAGGATCCGGACGGTTATTGGATTGAGATTTTCAACGCGTCCACAGTGGCTGCCCATTAA